The following coding sequences are from one Cytophagia bacterium CHB2 window:
- a CDS encoding type II toxin-antitoxin system death-on-curing family toxin, whose amino-acid sequence MTDVQDQERANEVANLLVRVYEMHEVIVAETGGLPGLRDANALHAAVARPFATFDKRELYQTDFEKAAALFQSLIKSHPFMDGTKRTAFAAALYFLDRCGYPIPTRIPLEEAVEFCVAIAEENLRRAEQEIFVARSILEIADWFRKLLDQ is encoded by the coding sequence ATTACTGACGTGCAAGATCAAGAACGCGCCAATGAAGTCGCCAATCTGCTCGTGCGAGTCTATGAAATGCACGAAGTGATCGTGGCCGAGACCGGTGGATTGCCTGGATTGCGGGACGCCAATGCACTGCATGCTGCGGTCGCTAGGCCGTTTGCGACGTTTGACAAACGAGAACTTTATCAAACCGATTTCGAAAAAGCCGCCGCACTTTTTCAGTCACTCATTAAAAGTCATCCGTTCATGGATGGCACCAAACGTACAGCTTTTGCCGCAGCACTCTATTTTTTAGATCGTTGCGGTTACCCCATTCCAACGAGAATCCCGCTTGAGGAAGCCGTCGAATTCTGCGTCGCTATTGCCGAAGAAAACCTTCGACGCGCTGAACAAGAAATTTTTGTCGCCAGGAGTATACTCGAAATCGCTGATTGGTTCAGAAAATTATTGGATCAATAG